One genomic region from Mesorhizobium terrae encodes:
- a CDS encoding electron transfer flavoprotein subunit beta/FixA family protein, translating into MKVLVPVKRVVDANVKVRVKADGSGVELANVKMAMNPFDEIAVEEAIRLKEAGKAEEIIVVSIGPAQAQETLRTALAMGADRAILVKSDEMVEPLGVAKVLKGVVEAEQPGLVILGKQAIDDDSNQTGQMLAALLGWAQGTFASKIELAGDKAKITREVDGGLQTVELKMPAIVTADLRLNQPRYASLPNIMKAKKKPLDEKTAADFGADVTPKLKVIKTEEPGRRKAGVKVKTVAELVDKLKNEAGVL; encoded by the coding sequence ATGAAAGTCCTGGTGCCCGTGAAGCGGGTCGTCGATGCGAATGTGAAGGTTCGCGTGAAAGCGGACGGCTCGGGCGTGGAACTCGCCAATGTGAAGATGGCGATGAACCCGTTTGACGAGATCGCCGTCGAAGAGGCGATCCGCCTGAAGGAAGCGGGCAAGGCCGAGGAGATCATCGTGGTCTCGATCGGGCCTGCGCAGGCACAGGAGACGCTGAGGACGGCGTTGGCCATGGGCGCCGATCGCGCGATCCTGGTGAAGTCCGACGAGATGGTGGAGCCACTGGGTGTCGCCAAGGTGCTGAAGGGCGTGGTCGAGGCCGAACAGCCGGGCCTGGTTATCCTTGGCAAGCAGGCGATCGACGACGATTCCAACCAGACCGGCCAGATGCTGGCAGCCCTTCTCGGCTGGGCGCAGGGCACCTTCGCCTCCAAGATCGAGCTGGCCGGCGACAAAGCCAAAATCACCCGTGAGGTCGACGGCGGCCTGCAGACGGTCGAATTGAAGATGCCGGCCATCGTGACTGCGGACTTGCGACTGAATCAGCCGCGCTATGCTTCGCTGCCCAACATCATGAAGGCCAAGAAGAAGCCGCTGGATGAAAAGACCGCTGCCGACTTCGGCGCCGATGTGACACCCAAGCTCAAGGTCATCAAGACCGAGGAGCCGGGCCGCCGCAAGGCGGGCGTCAAGGTCAAGACGGTCGCCGAGCTCGTCGACAAGCTCAAGAACGAAGCCGGCGTGCTCTAA
- a CDS encoding rhomboid family intramembrane serine protease: MFIPLYDSNHLRRIRHAYVTIGLIVLNVAVYLTTRLAGDDFAAGAALSYGFIPSIVHHTAELSPQFVVIPANLSYVTYSFLHADIFHLGGNMLFLWVFGDNVEDALGHVRYLIFYMASAVGGAFFHGWVAPGSEQPLIGASGAIAGVVAAYLILYPRVKVWVLAFARIPLRIRAYIVLLLWILLQFVMFAMGGQDQISWACHIGGIVTGAVLVVVLRSRGVPLLDDEDDETATPVSTETGQVPPPPATETKPAPRWGRQ; the protein is encoded by the coding sequence ATGTTCATTCCGCTTTACGATTCGAACCACCTGCGTCGCATTCGGCACGCCTATGTGACGATCGGGCTGATCGTTCTGAATGTCGCCGTCTATCTGACGACGCGATTGGCCGGCGACGATTTCGCGGCGGGCGCGGCACTCAGCTACGGCTTCATCCCGTCCATCGTCCATCACACTGCGGAACTGTCGCCGCAATTTGTCGTCATTCCGGCGAACCTCAGCTACGTGACCTATTCCTTTCTGCATGCGGACATTTTTCATCTCGGCGGCAACATGCTGTTCCTGTGGGTGTTCGGCGACAATGTCGAGGATGCCCTCGGTCATGTCCGTTATCTGATCTTTTACATGGCTAGCGCCGTGGGAGGCGCATTTTTCCACGGCTGGGTGGCGCCAGGCTCCGAACAGCCGCTGATCGGCGCCTCCGGCGCGATCGCCGGGGTGGTCGCGGCCTATCTCATCCTCTATCCCCGCGTGAAAGTGTGGGTGCTGGCCTTCGCGCGCATTCCGCTGCGCATCCGCGCCTACATCGTGCTCCTCCTCTGGATCCTGCTGCAGTTCGTCATGTTCGCCATGGGCGGCCAGGATCAGATCTCCTGGGCCTGCCATATTGGCGGCATTGTCACCGGCGCGGTGCTGGTCGTGGTGCTGCGCAGCCGTGGTGTCCCCCTGCTGGACGACGAGGATGATGAAACCGCTACCCCGGTTTCAACTGAAACCGGACAGGTGCCGCCGCCACCTGCAACCGAGACCAAACCCGCGCCCCGCTGGGGCAGGCAATAG
- a CDS encoding cob(I)yrinic acid a,c-diamide adenosyltransferase: MVKLNKIYTRTGDDGTTGLGTGARRLKSDLRVDAYGTVDEANACIGMARQHTMVAHPAIDAMLGRIQNDLFDLGADLAVPDDGKPLDYEPLRIVASQVDRLEKDIDLLNKDLQPLKSFVLNGGSPAAAALHLARTVTRRAERVMIALAQDPAEIVGSEAIKYVNRLSDFLFVAARTVNDNGKTDVLWVPGKNR, from the coding sequence TTGGTCAAGCTCAACAAGATTTATACCCGAACCGGCGATGACGGCACCACCGGCCTTGGCACCGGTGCCAGGCGCCTGAAATCGGACCTTCGCGTCGACGCCTATGGCACGGTGGACGAGGCAAATGCCTGCATCGGCATGGCACGCCAGCACACGATGGTCGCGCATCCGGCGATCGATGCGATGCTCGGTCGCATCCAGAACGACCTGTTCGACCTAGGTGCCGACCTCGCCGTTCCGGACGACGGCAAGCCGCTGGACTATGAGCCGCTGCGTATCGTCGCCTCGCAAGTCGACCGGCTGGAGAAGGACATCGATCTGCTCAACAAGGATTTGCAGCCGCTGAAGTCCTTCGTGCTGAATGGCGGCTCACCGGCCGCGGCAGCACTTCACCTGGCTCGAACGGTGACGCGCCGCGCCGAACGCGTCATGATCGCCCTGGCTCAGGACCCGGCCGAGATCGTCGGCAGCGAAGCGATCAAATACGTCAATCGCCTCTCCGACTTCCTGTTCGTCGCCGCGCGCACGGTCAATGACAACGGAAAGACCGACGTGTTATGGGTGCCGGGCAAAAACCGCTGA
- a CDS encoding twin transmembrane helix small protein, whose protein sequence is MATVFNILAIIVMIAVVAVLIRGLINMMRGGSGVTSNKLMQARVLLQFVALVLIMVAVYLTRK, encoded by the coding sequence ATGGCCACTGTCTTCAACATCCTCGCCATCATCGTCATGATCGCGGTCGTCGCGGTTCTGATCCGCGGGCTGATCAACATGATGCGTGGCGGCTCCGGCGTAACATCGAACAAGCTCATGCAGGCGCGTGTGTTGCTGCAGTTCGTGGCGCTTGTGCTGATCATGGTGGCCGTCTACCTCACCCGAAAGTAG
- a CDS encoding SDR family oxidoreductase → MRHMASLAEPDNPASPAPRTIIVTGASSGIGAYCARALKREGWRVFATARKAEDIAALEVDGIEAFYLDYREPDSIAALVETISARTGGRLDALYNNGAHAQPGAVEDLPVAALREQFEANFFGWHDLTRRIVPLMRAQGHGRIVHCSSILGLTPLPFRGAYAASKHALEGLMLCLRQELEGSGIHVSLIEPGPIASKIASNGLSWFLKNIDHENSAHRAAYQAQLQRLQAGGVKSPYKLGPEAVYKVLTHALLSQRPRPHYVVTVPAKIGVVLKRLLPASTLYRILAKRA, encoded by the coding sequence ATGCGGCATATGGCAAGCCTCGCCGAACCCGACAACCCCGCATCTCCGGCGCCACGGACGATCATCGTCACTGGCGCTTCTTCCGGCATTGGCGCCTATTGCGCTCGAGCGCTGAAGCGCGAGGGTTGGCGCGTGTTCGCTACCGCCCGCAAGGCCGAAGACATAGCCGCACTCGAAGTCGACGGCATCGAAGCCTTCTATCTCGATTATCGGGAGCCGGATTCGATCGCCGCTCTGGTCGAAACAATAAGTGCACGCACCGGCGGCCGTCTGGATGCGCTCTACAACAATGGCGCTCACGCCCAGCCGGGAGCGGTCGAGGATTTGCCGGTAGCAGCGCTCAGAGAACAATTCGAGGCCAATTTTTTCGGCTGGCATGACCTTACCCGCCGCATCGTTCCGCTGATGCGTGCTCAAGGCCACGGCCGCATCGTCCATTGTTCCTCGATCCTCGGCCTGACGCCGTTGCCATTCCGCGGCGCCTACGCTGCGTCCAAACACGCACTTGAAGGCTTGATGTTGTGCCTGCGCCAAGAACTGGAAGGCAGCGGCATCCACGTCTCATTGATCGAGCCGGGCCCGATCGCCTCGAAGATTGCCAGCAACGGCCTGTCCTGGTTTCTCAAGAACATCGACCACGAGAATTCGGCGCATCGCGCAGCCTACCAGGCGCAGCTACAAAGATTGCAAGCCGGTGGCGTCAAATCGCCCTATAAGCTCGGTCCGGAAGCCGTCTACAAAGTTCTCACCCATGCACTTCTGTCGCAACGCCCCCGGCCGCACTATGTGGTAACGGTGCCTGCCAAGATAGGAGTGGTGCTGAAGCGCCTGCTGCCTGCCTCGACACTTTACCGCATCCTCGCAAAGCGCGCTTGA
- a CDS encoding YihY/virulence factor BrkB family protein — MLRTIVAFRRVLYDALGHFNNDDGWAMASHLAITSLMALFPFLIFATTLASFLGAQAYVETVVPLVFDTWPEQIAKPIAREVINVLTVRRTDLLTYGVLLAGFFASNGIEALRTSLNRAYRMTETRSLIYRRAQSIVFVLIATAGSLAISLLLVFAPLLARLAEVHFDWIGPYMGTITLWRFVIASAVIVFALFAVHIWLPMGRRSIVSIMPGIAFTLIGWLVGSTIFATYLDHFSSYVTTYAGLASIMIAVVFLYIVSVIFILGGELNAAISRYLEARARVG, encoded by the coding sequence TTGCTGCGGACCATCGTTGCCTTCCGTCGTGTGCTCTACGACGCGCTCGGTCATTTCAACAATGACGACGGATGGGCCATGGCCAGTCATCTGGCCATCACCTCGCTGATGGCGCTGTTTCCGTTCCTGATCTTCGCCACCACGCTGGCGAGCTTTCTCGGCGCGCAGGCTTATGTGGAAACCGTGGTACCGCTCGTGTTCGACACTTGGCCGGAGCAGATCGCCAAGCCGATCGCGCGCGAAGTCATCAACGTTCTGACCGTGCGACGCACCGATCTGTTGACTTACGGCGTGCTTCTGGCCGGGTTCTTCGCCTCGAACGGCATCGAGGCGCTGCGGACGTCGCTCAACCGCGCCTATCGCATGACCGAGACACGCTCGCTGATTTATCGCCGCGCCCAGAGCATTGTTTTCGTACTCATTGCCACGGCAGGTTCGCTCGCCATCAGTCTGCTTCTGGTCTTCGCGCCTCTGTTGGCGAGGCTGGCGGAAGTGCATTTTGACTGGATCGGTCCTTATATGGGCACGATCACGCTGTGGCGTTTCGTCATCGCCTCGGCCGTGATCGTGTTTGCCCTGTTTGCCGTGCACATCTGGCTGCCGATGGGGCGGCGGAGCATTGTCTCGATCATGCCCGGTATCGCCTTCACGCTGATCGGCTGGCTGGTCGGTTCAACGATCTTCGCCACCTATCTCGACCACTTTTCGTCCTATGTGACGACCTATGCCGGTCTGGCATCGATCATGATCGCGGTCGTCTTCCTCTATATCGTTTCGGTGATCTTCATCCTCGGTGGTGAATTGAATGCCGCCATCAGCCGTTATCTGGAGGCCCGCGCCCGCGTCGGTTGA
- a CDS encoding DMT family transporter, which translates to MHEFKRFIPATFVVLWATGFIGARYAMPWAEPFTFLAIRFAIAAALFAVLITVLKARWPNRKQAQHAIIAGVLMHGIYLGAVFWAIHRGLPAGISALIVGLQPLITAVMAGKLLGEQIKPRHWIGLAVGFVGVIVVLWPKLGTLGGGVTAATLTASLVSVIAMSAGTVWQKRFASSGDLVASTFWQYVGGTVVMVVASLAFETQTFTVNGDFIFAMAWLVLVLSVGAIFLLMVMIREGEMSKVASLFYLVPAVTAVMAWVLFGEQLNFIQIVGMAITTFGVGLATAQPTRARASR; encoded by the coding sequence ATGCACGAATTCAAGCGGTTCATTCCCGCCACCTTCGTCGTGCTGTGGGCAACGGGCTTCATTGGCGCCCGCTACGCCATGCCCTGGGCCGAACCGTTCACTTTTCTCGCTATCCGTTTCGCCATCGCCGCCGCGCTGTTCGCCGTCCTGATCACGGTGCTCAAGGCACGCTGGCCGAACCGCAAGCAGGCCCAGCATGCGATCATCGCCGGTGTTCTCATGCATGGCATCTATCTTGGTGCCGTGTTCTGGGCGATCCATCGCGGCCTGCCCGCTGGCATCTCGGCCCTGATCGTCGGCCTGCAACCGCTGATCACCGCGGTCATGGCCGGCAAGCTGCTGGGTGAGCAAATCAAACCGCGTCACTGGATCGGGCTGGCGGTCGGCTTTGTCGGCGTCATCGTCGTCTTGTGGCCAAAGCTCGGCACATTGGGTGGAGGCGTCACCGCGGCCACTTTGACGGCATCCCTCGTCTCGGTGATCGCCATGAGCGCCGGCACGGTCTGGCAAAAGCGCTTCGCTTCGTCGGGCGACCTCGTCGCCTCGACCTTCTGGCAATATGTCGGCGGAACAGTGGTGATGGTCGTCGCAAGCCTCGCCTTCGAGACCCAGACCTTCACCGTCAACGGCGATTTCATCTTCGCAATGGCCTGGCTGGTGCTCGTGCTTTCAGTCGGCGCCATCTTCCTGTTGATGGTGATGATCCGCGAAGGCGAGATGTCGAAGGTCGCCTCGTTGTTTTATCTGGTGCCCGCGGTGACGGCAGTGATGGCCTGGGTCCTGTTCGGCGAGCAGCTGAACTTCATCCAAATCGTCGGCATGGCGATCACCACCTTCGGCGTCGGATTGGCCACCGCTCAACCGACGCGGGCGCGGGCCTCCAGATAA
- the gluQRS gene encoding tRNA glutamyl-Q(34) synthetase GluQRS, whose protein sequence is MTLLTFRFAPSPNGELHLGHAYSALLNQQLAANVGARLLLRIEDIDTTRCTPEFETGIYRDLEWLGLRWEEPVRRQSEHFDEYRAALDRLIAEELVYPAFMSRGDIRAFISERERRGRDWPRDPDGVPIYPAIDKTLSLKEREARMAEGTPFAWRLDVAAALSRLDHDLSWTEFGDTTLSAANRVEARPQDWGDIILARRDIPTSYHLSVVMDDALQGVTHIVRGMDLFHATSVQRLLQNVLGLPQPGYFHHKLILGPDGRKLSKSLKDTGLAALRTGGTSPEEIRQMIGL, encoded by the coding sequence ATGACACTCCTGACATTCCGCTTCGCGCCAAGTCCGAACGGCGAGCTCCATCTCGGCCACGCCTACTCGGCGCTGCTCAACCAGCAGCTGGCCGCCAATGTCGGCGCTCGGTTGCTGCTGCGTATCGAGGACATCGATACAACCCGCTGCACGCCGGAATTCGAAACCGGCATCTATCGCGACCTCGAATGGCTCGGCTTGCGCTGGGAGGAACCTGTGCGGCGGCAATCCGAGCATTTCGATGAATACCGTGCCGCGCTCGACCGGCTGATCGCCGAGGAGCTCGTCTACCCCGCCTTCATGAGCAGGGGCGATATCCGCGCCTTCATCTCGGAACGCGAGCGGCGTGGGCGCGATTGGCCGCGCGATCCCGACGGCGTGCCGATCTATCCGGCGATCGACAAGACCTTGTCGCTCAAAGAGCGCGAGGCACGCATGGCCGAAGGAACACCCTTCGCCTGGCGGCTCGACGTCGCGGCAGCCCTCTCGCGCCTCGACCACGATCTTTCCTGGACGGAATTTGGGGACACGACGCTGTCGGCTGCGAACCGCGTCGAAGCGCGGCCGCAGGATTGGGGTGATATCATCCTCGCACGCCGCGACATCCCGACCAGCTACCATCTTTCCGTCGTGATGGACGACGCACTGCAGGGTGTGACCCATATCGTGCGCGGCATGGACCTGTTCCACGCAACATCCGTGCAGAGGCTCCTGCAGAACGTGCTCGGCCTGCCGCAACCAGGCTATTTCCACCACAAGCTGATACTCGGTCCGGACGGACGCAAACTGTCGAAAAGCCTCAAGGACACCGGTCTGGCTGCGTTGCGTACTGGCGGCACGAGCCCAGAAGAGATCAGGCAGATGATTGGCCTATAG
- a CDS encoding DNA-3-methyladenine glycosylase family protein, translated as MQRIASLDDIAAGLDALCRIDPRLEPVRVFAGEVPLRLSEPGFANLASIIVSQQVSRASADAIFGRLTRLLDPLTPEAILGAGEDVFREAGLSRPKQRGLIAIAEAVAGGLDLYHLCSLEAGEAIAELTAVPGIGPWTAECYLLFAAGHPDIFPAKDVALQSAVGHALSIEPRPAERKLIALAESWAPWRGVAARLFWSYYRELKGRDAAPPA; from the coding sequence ATGCAGCGCATCGCCTCCCTCGACGACATTGCAGCCGGGCTCGACGCGTTGTGCCGCATCGACCCGCGCCTTGAGCCGGTGCGCGTATTTGCCGGCGAAGTGCCGCTGCGCCTCTCCGAGCCGGGTTTCGCAAACCTTGCCTCCATCATCGTCTCGCAGCAGGTGTCGCGTGCCAGCGCCGATGCGATCTTCGGCCGGCTTACCCGGTTGCTCGATCCATTGACGCCCGAGGCCATTCTCGGCGCCGGTGAGGATGTGTTTCGTGAGGCCGGCCTGTCGCGGCCGAAACAGCGCGGGCTGATCGCCATCGCCGAAGCCGTCGCGGGTGGGCTCGACCTCTATCATCTGTGTTCGCTGGAGGCCGGCGAGGCTATTGCCGAGCTCACCGCGGTTCCAGGCATCGGTCCGTGGACGGCGGAATGTTACCTGCTTTTCGCCGCCGGCCATCCGGACATCTTTCCAGCGAAGGATGTCGCGCTGCAGAGCGCGGTCGGTCACGCGCTGTCGATCGAGCCGCGTCCAGCGGAGAGAAAACTCATCGCGCTGGCCGAATCATGGGCACCGTGGCGAGGCGTCGCGGCGCGACTTTTCTGGTCCTATTACAGAGAATTGAAGGGCAGGGATGCCGCTCCGCCTGCCTGA
- a CDS encoding HNH endonuclease — MTVAVSPDGLPALVLNADYRPLSYYPLSLWSWQDAIKAVFLDRVNIVAEYEHAVSSPNFSMKLPSVVSLKAYVKPSRYPAFTRFNVFLRDRFQCQYCGTPEDLTFDHVVPRHRGGATTWENVVAACSPCNLRKGGMMPSQAKMWPLQKPFQPTVHDLHNNGRLFPPNHLHESWMDYLYWDVELEP; from the coding sequence GTGACGGTTGCCGTATCTCCGGATGGGCTTCCCGCACTGGTGCTGAATGCGGACTACCGTCCGCTCAGCTATTACCCGCTTTCGCTCTGGTCCTGGCAGGACGCGATCAAGGCGGTGTTCCTCGACCGCGTCAACATCGTTGCCGAGTACGAGCACGCGGTGTCCTCGCCGAATTTCTCGATGAAACTGCCCTCGGTGGTCAGCCTGAAGGCCTATGTGAAGCCGTCCCGCTATCCGGCCTTCACGCGTTTCAACGTATTCCTGCGTGACCGCTTCCAATGCCAGTATTGCGGGACGCCAGAGGACCTCACCTTCGACCACGTGGTCCCGCGTCATCGCGGCGGTGCGACGACGTGGGAAAATGTGGTCGCCGCCTGCTCCCCCTGCAATCTGCGCAAGGGCGGCATGATGCCTTCCCAGGCCAAGATGTGGCCGCTGCAGAAGCCGTTCCAGCCGACCGTGCACGACCTCCACAACAATGGCCGCCTGTTCCCACCCAACCATCTGCATGAAAGCTGGATGGATTATCTGTACTGGGATGTTGAACTGGAGCCCTGA
- a CDS encoding disulfide bond formation protein B, which produces MSQSMTTPTRGPMLTAAFLTVAMAATVGSALAFQYIGGYIPCKLCYEQRIPYYVGVPLMLLAVLAAVFKLPAWITRALLVVGGLLMVYGLYLGIYHSGVEWAWWPGPTDCTNVAGPVDTGGKGVLDVLDKFVPPSCDKAALRILGLSLAGWNAIASVILAAIAFRGAYKRA; this is translated from the coding sequence ATGTCCCAATCCATGACAACACCGACACGCGGACCGATGCTCACCGCCGCGTTCCTGACCGTGGCCATGGCCGCGACCGTCGGCTCGGCACTCGCCTTCCAGTACATAGGCGGCTACATCCCGTGCAAGCTCTGTTACGAGCAGCGCATCCCGTACTACGTCGGCGTCCCGCTGATGTTGCTCGCGGTGCTTGCCGCGGTCTTCAAACTTCCTGCCTGGATCACCCGCGCCTTGCTCGTCGTCGGCGGTCTTCTGATGGTCTACGGTCTCTATCTCGGCATCTACCATTCCGGCGTCGAGTGGGCATGGTGGCCGGGACCGACCGACTGCACCAATGTGGCGGGACCGGTCGATACCGGCGGCAAGGGCGTGCTCGACGTGCTGGACAAGTTCGTGCCGCCGTCCTGCGACAAGGCGGCGCTGCGCATTCTCGGCCTGTCGCTGGCCGGCTGGAACGCCATTGCCAGCGTGATCCTCGCGGCTATTGCTTTCCGCGGGGCTTACAAGCGCGCTTGA
- a CDS encoding YqaA family protein, translating to MLRGLYDWTLSLAARKSAEWWLAFIAFVESSVFLVPADVLYLPMALSRPDRAYRYALIATVASVLGGIAGWFIGHYAYEAVAKPVLEFYGKYDEFEALRTSSGIGFIVLMLITSGAAHLPPIKVVTILSGVIGVNLLLFIVLAIVARGGRFLLLAWLLRRYGEPIRDFIEKRLGLLAGAAAAILILLYFAAKYAL from the coding sequence ATGCTTCGCGGACTTTACGATTGGACCTTGTCGCTGGCGGCGCGAAAATCCGCCGAATGGTGGCTGGCCTTCATCGCCTTCGTCGAAAGCTCGGTATTTCTCGTGCCGGCGGACGTGCTCTATCTACCGATGGCATTGTCCAGGCCCGACCGCGCCTATCGTTATGCGCTGATCGCCACCGTGGCCTCGGTGCTGGGCGGAATAGCCGGCTGGTTCATCGGTCACTACGCCTATGAGGCGGTGGCCAAGCCGGTGCTCGAATTCTACGGCAAATATGACGAATTCGAAGCCCTGCGCACCTCGTCCGGCATCGGCTTCATCGTCCTGATGCTGATCACTTCGGGCGCCGCGCACCTGCCGCCGATCAAGGTGGTGACCATCCTGTCCGGCGTCATCGGCGTCAATCTGCTGCTGTTCATCGTGCTGGCCATCGTGGCGCGCGGCGGCCGCTTCCTGTTGCTGGCATGGCTGCTGAGGCGCTACGGCGAACCGATCCGCGACTTCATCGAAAAGCGCCTTGGCCTACTGGCGGGCGCGGCGGCTGCCATTCTCATCCTGCTTTATTTCGCGGCCAAATACGCGCTCTGA
- a CDS encoding GNAT family N-acetyltransferase, which yields MAAIPLIEETSGGPAGTMMTGLAGVTPNAAELAEIELLAANRPERTLAIYPASAGFDLVEELDYLCNRTIEPNVFFNPRFLAPAMPRLEDREVRLAVIRDGNEHRSRLRLLVPFSVERPGIPLGVSIMRTWASPFGPVGTPLVDRDDPVGVIEDFFSMLSRPHLKLPKVFALPDMRLDGPMASLLQALAEARNLPLVTTGETLRPVLHSELDGDAYLKQSLRAHHYREFRRLKRRLAETGTLEHHVARGPEEIRHAIENFLTLEASGWKGRERTAMAIDRYRAAFAREAVHRLAEQDMCRIHSLTLDGRTIASLIVFVEAGHAYTWKTAYDETLAAYSPGTLLMIEVTKQHLDDPNIVMSDSCAVPDHPVMSRLWSERRPFGTFVIGLTPDADRATRQAASQLHLYRETRNFARLLRNRVRNLLGRG from the coding sequence ATGGCTGCCATCCCGCTGATCGAGGAAACCAGTGGCGGTCCCGCCGGAACGATGATGACCGGTCTGGCGGGTGTCACACCCAATGCCGCGGAGCTGGCCGAGATCGAACTCCTCGCCGCCAACCGCCCGGAGCGTACGCTCGCGATCTATCCTGCATCGGCGGGTTTCGACCTTGTCGAGGAACTCGACTATCTGTGCAATCGCACCATCGAGCCCAACGTCTTCTTCAACCCCCGCTTTCTCGCGCCGGCGATGCCGCGTCTGGAAGATCGGGAAGTGCGGCTGGCTGTCATTCGCGACGGCAACGAACACCGCAGCCGGCTGCGCCTGCTGGTTCCGTTCTCGGTCGAGCGGCCGGGCATTCCGCTCGGCGTCTCCATCATGCGCACCTGGGCCAGCCCGTTTGGCCCGGTCGGCACCCCCCTGGTCGACCGCGACGACCCTGTCGGCGTCATCGAGGATTTCTTCTCGATGCTTTCGCGGCCGCATCTCAAGCTCCCCAAGGTTTTCGCCCTGCCGGACATGCGTCTTGACGGTCCGATGGCGAGCCTCCTGCAAGCGCTAGCTGAGGCGCGCAATCTGCCGCTGGTGACCACCGGCGAAACGTTGCGTCCGGTTCTGCACAGCGAACTGGACGGCGACGCCTATCTCAAGCAGTCGCTGCGAGCGCATCACTATCGCGAATTTCGCCGCCTGAAACGGCGGCTCGCCGAGACGGGCACGCTGGAACACCACGTGGCGCGCGGGCCGGAGGAGATCCGCCATGCGATCGAGAATTTCCTGACGCTGGAGGCTTCCGGCTGGAAAGGGCGTGAGCGCACCGCCATGGCCATCGACCGCTATCGCGCGGCCTTCGCACGCGAAGCCGTACACCGCCTCGCCGAACAGGACATGTGCCGTATTCATTCGCTGACGCTTGACGGCCGTACTATCGCCAGCCTGATCGTCTTCGTCGAGGCCGGGCACGCCTATACCTGGAAAACGGCCTATGACGAGACCCTTGCCGCCTATTCGCCCGGTACGCTGTTGATGATCGAGGTGACCAAGCAGCATCTCGACGATCCAAACATCGTCATGAGCGATTCCTGCGCGGTGCCGGACCATCCGGTGATGAGCCGTCTTTGGTCCGAACGGCGACCGTTCGGCACCTTCGTCATCGGCCTTACCCCAGATGCCGACAGGGCAACCCGACAGGCAGCGTCGCAACTGCACCTCTATCGAGAGACCCGCAACTTCGCGCGGCTGTTGCGAAACCGGGTTCGGAACCTGCTCGGACGCGGTTGA